The Sparus aurata chromosome 15, fSpaAur1.1, whole genome shotgun sequence genomic interval TTCCTGTAAATTCACCGTTCTATGCCGTGAGTGATTTGAACACGGTGCTGTCATTATGTCAAAAGTCGTGATTGCATTTACCCAGGAGGCTCAGGACATGAAGCTATGTAATCAAATTGCCCCTGTTGCGGTTTGGCTGAAATGTAATAACTGAGGCGATAGCCCCGAGCAAAGTTTGTGTGAACGAAATAAACAGATAATACATTTGACACTAGAATCCTGTATTTTGAAGAATTTGTGGCATCATGCAGAGCGGCGGGCACATGTGCAACACCTGCTGCACGAACAAACACCCCGCTGGCTTACCGTTAAATACTGTTTTTCCTGCCTCCGTCTTCTGTTATCCAAGATGAAGGGTGCCGGATAAAAGGCTCGGGGGCCTGTAACATGACCATCCAAACCGCGCTGGACCAATTCCCCTCTCTGCGAGGTTGTGTGTGTACCTGGAAGGGGGAGGGGCTCTGTGGCTCCATGCGAACGCTGGCTGAACAATGCCGCCGAAGGCCAGGTGCAGTATTCTCAGTAGTCTCTTAGATAAGCATTTACACgtgaaattgcattttttgtttACCAAAGGCGATCTGGTGTTCCGTGTGAACGAGCGCTATTGTGCCACAGAATGATAGTCGTGAGCAGCGGAGCGGCTTTAATGAGTGTTTGTTGGAGAATCGTGTTTCTGTGTACTtttgcagcagctcagcagaggaggagcacagTGATGGACTGGCGGTCAAGCAGCTTAATAGGCTATGGTAATTATAAactatggtaaaaaaaaaaaaaaattacaagtGCTTTAAAAGTGGTGTTTCTGCAATCTCAAACCTCactaaaaaaagacatttcttctCTCAGTGCACGATGGCGCGGGGTCCTGCTCGGACCGAATCACAGTCTGTCTCAATGATAAGGTTTGCAACAGGTTCTTCGCACTTGTTCTCGGGGCCTGTAACGCAGCTAAGTGCAACCATGACAGCTGTCAGCGACTCGCTCGGCAGTTCCACAGCAGCATGCCGCACAACGTCGCTGAGATGCTGGTCATGTGTGAGTGCGAGGCTTCAGATGAGGACTGTGTGGGAATGAAAACTGTCCTGCACTCCAGCACCTGTGGAGACGAGCCCTGGATCTGTCAGGATACGGTCAACCACTGTGTTAAGGATGGTGACTGCAGGTACGATTCTACATTGGTGgtgcagaacaaacagcacaGTCGCCCAGATAAAACACTGGAAGGCAATGTAAGACCACTAATGTATTTCACAGGCCTTCGCACCATGTCGACATTTCTATATGTTGTATCGTGTTCTGTCATACTGGGAGGTCACGGGGTTAGTGTAGTTACAAGCCAGTGACCGCATctcaagactgcgtttcaacattgaAAGTGGGAAACTAGATATTTTAATCAGAACTCATccccagccatgtttgtggtcaCTAAAACAGGTATTATAGACCCAACTTAAGTTCAATATCAGACTTAATGTGGAATTATCATTAAAGCAAAAGTCACTGGATGTTAAAGATGATGAATGTGCTGTGGGTATTCTTCTTACGTTCCCACATAGTGAAGCAGCTAAAACAAGTTTTCTCTCATTTATCAGAGACCTGTTGAAAACTATGGTTACCAAATGCTGGAGCTCTGAGGACGCACAATGTGCCGACAGTGACCTCCAAAAAGATGAATGTTTTACCCAAATGGACCGAGCTCGCATCCTTGGTGCGGATTCTGAATGTAAGAAAGCCTTCTTGGCCACTCTGGGCACAACACTTCATCATCCTTGTATGTGCAACGGAGTGCGCAATGATGATCTCCTGACGTGCAACATGATTCACGATGTTCTTCATAACAGATCGCATTTCTGTGAGTAGGTGGTAATTTATGAAGCAAGCATTTtcataattaaatgtgtttattgcaaACATTTCAAAGCATGTTGTATGTCTATTTCAGTGACTTCTTGGGAAAGCAGCAGTGGTCCTTCTAAACCTCCTGAAATTAATGAATCTGAGCAAGGTCACACATGGACACACGGTAAAATTTCCCATATCTTAAGTAATTTCCTGTCTTATAACTAAACATATCACCTCTGCTCAATCTTTTGGTGAGAGCTGCACATGCACATTTCTTCAGGATGTTGCCAGTCAGAAGAGGGCGGCTGAtgccgagcaaggtagtgtgatctaaaataacaccGCTACAGCAGTAGCAACTGTACGTCTGCTGACCGACTggagtgtatatattttataacaaatatatttaaCCAATATTTATATAACGCCTGTTACATAGTAATGCACAGAAGTTATGGAAGTAAAGGCTAGTTtacttaaaatgaaaatatatgtgaCTTCACATACACAGCATCACAATATCACAGTGAGCTAACTTACTTTATCCCAAAAAAGCCTTTATAGTTTGATATTTCTGGCAGTTAacatgaaacaatgaaaaaaaaaaatcatgtttcatCAGCCAATGCAATAAGACTTTGAAGAAATGCTTTGGCACTAATCAATAGTCTCCCTTTCAACCTACAGAAGAACAGATTATAAGATGATCACACAAGCGAGTGTTCTGTGAAACGTCAATGTGGAGACAGTCTTTTAGCTGGCTGAAAAGAAGGCGAAGAAAAGGACGTCTGACTAATTATCACCCGGTTTACAACGAAAAAAATCAGTGCTGAAGAGGGTGGTGCTCAGGAGACAGCGCACACCTTGCCCCTGTCCTGTCATCCACTTCCAAAACTCTTAAAATGCAGAAGGTGTAAAAAAGAAGTGTGGCGTGACACAcagaatgtttttaaaagtggtgttcatttTATACTCCATCCCATGAGATCCCTTCGGCCCTTTAGCATGAAGTGGGGACTGATGACAGACTGTCTCAGCTCAGTAACTGGCTGAGGACCTGTCCACGGTGTACACCACCTTTAGCCCATGTCACCCAGTGATAGATCACGGCCCCTCAGTGACCCTTGGAGTGAGATGGGTGCTGCTAATGAATGGATAGAAGGATCAGATACAGTTTTTCACAAACTTACTGTTTTTATCTTCTCAGATTATCTACTCTACGTCTTTGCGGCTGTGTTACTCATCGTGGCTGTCGTATTGATGCCTCTGGCAGTTGTCAGCAAAATATGGTGAGTACATCAACGTTAGGTAGACGCCAAACATGTCAGGTCTCTTTGATGTTAGAGAATGCAAATATaatcttttcttgttttcttgcaGGATATTGAGaaggagagacaaaacaaaatatcaccATCCACAGAAAAGCAATTGTGTCGTTCTTCTCTGATGATTTCCCATCAGTTAAATGTTAATCATCGAACCATCTGGTCCTTTTAATCTCAAAACAAGACTTTAGATgattacatttattacatttatgaaatatctttgagttgtttttaatgcaacagcaacaaaaaaaaaaatctcttatgTATACCACAGTCTATTTGTATTGTACTCCAATCCTTTGTAACAGACGATAATGATGTTATCATATAAATCTGTCTGAATGGCTTCATCTAAGAAAATCGATTTAAGAGAGTTGTTTCTGCTGTTACAAATATCACACTTGTGACGCAGGCCCTCTGTTTTGACGAGATCGAACGTAtattgaggttttttttaagagaatttttaatcaaaaaaagaaacctttCTCTCGGCAGTCTCCTCAGGAGGTCTTTTCGTCTGATTCACACCGTGTTCCAGCGATCTGATCTGACTGGCATGTCTGACATTGCCTGACGTCTTTGATAATAAACATCAGTTTGAAAACCTTGAAGTGTAATTCTTTTTCAGAATGCTCtattgtttctgaggttgacatgctttatgattattttctttttctgcagaaAAAGCAGCTGTTAAAAACAAAAGCCTTCAGTTTATCCTTTCAACTGTCTCAGATTCTATCTCAGAATCAAACCTTTTTATCGCtagttaaagaaaaacactgaaagccAAAGTGGTTAAGGGAAATTTTTTGATTGGGCAAATTGTGCAAAAACATTGAGATGGGAGCAGGAACAATGGAACAATAAACCATCAATTTAGTCCTTTTCCCTAGTTTTCTCAACAGCTACAGTGAGGCAGTCATTGAAAATCTCAGGGTCCCTCTTGAATAAACTAAATTTGATATAAGACATAAATATCTCAGCAGCTACAATATAAGAATGCCCAATCAGTGGGCTACAGTTCAAGTCCCATCACAGGATATCTTCAAGTGCATGGATGGACACAtttccagttgttttttgtgtcatccAAACTgggtgttttgtttattttgtttaaggagaactggggacatttccagcaggtcttgtggtgaccaaaaccagctttTTTCCACGGGAATGGggaccatctccatctgtgattGTGGCAACCAAAAGGGTTGTGCTTAGACCCAAGATTGTTGTCCAGAGTTCTCGTTGAAAAtaaccgttttttttttacactttcaaatgttaaaatgcaGGCTCGAACTGTGATCACCCTTCTCGCCTGTTTCTCCACCACTAGACAAGTCAGGTCATGCAATCTGAATCGCATGACCTGATTTTGTAGAAATGTGACTATGGTACGAAGTCCATGACACTCTTTATATCCTGGGGACTGTGTTACATCTGCAAAGGACTCAAGGCCTTCGAAGAAAATGCAGGAACCAGTTGGTCACAGTTAAAGTCCAACACTAGTGTTTTTCAAGTTGAAGTTTGAAAAATAGTGAGAAAAAGGTATAAAGGTGGCAGGAGAAGGGAATCTCAACCGCTAcctgatttatttgttttaccaGACTTCAATTCTGAGCAGAGGATTCGATAAAACACCACCACGAGAAGTGATCAGGGAGGCTTAATGCTGAGGCATGAAACATAAAGTTTTGGGTTTATCCTCATTCTACTGTAGAGAGATTTACGCTCTGTTAGTTTCCTGGAATTATCAGGCAGGCGTGTTATCAGCTTAACATTTAACATCCGCCTCTCTTTTCGAAAACATCTTCCATTACACTTGAGTTTCACTTTCATATTGACACTCCggccctgtgatgaactgtgatgaactggcgacttatCAAGGGTGTCCTCCACCATCGCCCAATTGTCAGCTGGGCCCTGAAAAGGCATGAACGCGAGCCTGAAAAGGATAAGTGGTGTCAGATAAtggatgtatggatggatggattgccaCTCTGCTTCAACCGCAGACAGAAGacccagatgttttttttcatcctaCTTTGTGTGAAACCAAGAGGTACTCTTGGATCTGTGGAGCCCTCGAAACCCTGAgggtaaatttttttttaatcttgtcatgaacacaagattaaaaaaacaacaacgacaaaaaaaaaacatatgggTTTGTGCCTACCAGCCATATTACATAGATAAAAGAACAGAAACAGCAGGAGGCAGCGCTGAAATCACAGTGATAAACAGCATCAGACATTATATGATTGTATCATTCCTGTATGGATAAAACCGAGGCTTATgattaagtgtttttatttgtatgctGATGAACTGTGACGCAAGATAGAGCAGACGTGCAGGGGactgtgaaataaaacacatgctAACCGCACAAAGAAAGGCGACTGTTGAACTCTCCCGCTGTGAGGACGCATTGGTAGTCTCTGAACCAAGCATGCAGATGTAGGATGTGAATGTTAGGAGGGAAAAGTGGAATGCTTTTTGCCCTCCTGTTTACTCTTTTCATCTTCCTCATCTGCTCCGCACCAGACTCGTTCTGAATCTGACAGCTTCCCTCTGCTCTTTGATACCCCCGGTGATCAATGGAAAATGTTCTTTGTAACCTCTTATTtctgtttcatctttttttttttttccaccttccATCCCTCTCCGTGAACCCGCTCTTCTCCAAAGGACCTCTTGTCACTCACAAAAGTCACTCAAAGCATTTCCTTTACTTCGTCTCACACTGGGGTTTCGCAGGTGGGTTTCAAATGTGCTGTGATCTTTGCCTCGCATTCTCCTCCCACAGGACAATGCTCTGAGAGGTTAGGTTGTTGTGTGCTGCTTTAGATAGGAAAACAGTTTGTCTAAGTGCCCGAATTACATCTGGAAGCCTCTGTGACATTGACCCTCACTGTGATGGATCACCACTTTGTCTTGTATGATGGCTGCCGCTGTCAGCAAAAGGGCTAGCTTAGTGTTTTCACGTATCCAGACATTTCAAAATCTCTCCGAACACATCAGATGAAATTCAATAACTTGGCGATGCTCATCGGGAACATTTTTTAAGGTTGATATTTCATTTAAGGAAGGAGCACTATGCAGTTTTGTcgaaaataaaatcaaactttCAATAACTACAATATTAACAAGGTTATAACACAAACTTTaacaaatatttatcttttccagtAAACAAGCCGTTCTCAGGGAGAAATaatgtccccagaacactgtttgaagctagagaggtggcagggtccgccacatataaacaaagtgaaacaatatgaaattgtgcctggtcagtttgtttattcagtcatgaaaacaggaGAGCTTGTTTAATTAGTTTGTTTGGGCAtaaaaagatctttctcttctgattgaaatttGAAATGCAGTATTTTTGGCGCCCCCTGCTGCCACAATATTACCATAACTTCAGCAATATCTTTTTGTTACACAGTGTGGCTTTATAGCTGAGGTGCAAAAGTATCAACTGTATTAGAATGAATCAGGCCACCATCACCCTGGTTGGGTGATTTATGAAATTCCCCTTTTCAGCTCCTTGTGTCAACACACCTCTACTCTATCTGTTTCAGGATCTAATTTCCCCTTCAAGTCTGAAAATAAACCCCACTGCCAGAAATACTGTGTCAAATGTTAATCTCCCAGCCTCTGAAACAGACCATAGGTAAAAGTTCATGAACTTTCAAAAAACTTTCtcagaagaaaaggaaacacatttgattaaatgacaccacactgaataagAATCAGATGAGATGAGTAAGTATGCTTATTTAAAACTGTGGCAGATTTTTACCGCGGTGCCTTAAAACCAGTTTGCCTTCCAAATGCTTCACGCTGTTGACTGTTTATTGGTTTGTCTCCCAAAGTTCCACTCATTAGCTTGCTCATTATTggactgttttcatctcatttccCTCTGTCTACAAACACAGTTCTCCCAAAAGAGTGTGTCTCTGAACATGTGCGATTGTATTTGAATGTATAATTTTTATAATGGAAAAGTGTTTGCATACGTGATGAAGATGGACCTTTGTGAGTACgcaattttcacattttaatacGCTGATGCAGCTGTATCAGTTTCCCTCCTATTTTCTATTCATTAAAGACTTTCGTAGTCCCAGTTTGCAACCTGTCAGATGTCACTCTGACATTCTAATTGCACTGATTATCTATGGGGGGGATATGAGGTGATAGCAACAGCAATTAGCGCGCTGGATAGGACAGACACTCCTCATTAAATGTTTCTggtcttttttctttatttgggtCATTTTCATCCCCCCGGTGAAGGATGAAGATGACCTGAATAAAGACAGAAGATGTGGGCATTTTTTCTCAAGCACAATATATACACGTCATTTATTCTTTGCTATCTTGCTTTAAATAAAATCCCACCACAATCCACCTTCCATTTTGGATTCtgttttattatattaacaGAAAGCACAGAAGGGTCTCAAAATACATGAGAAAATGCAACCACATttgattttacacacacacacagacacagacaatcCTCCCATACAGTAGCTTATGTCATGgtacaagttttttttaatgacaaaaaaatgatcAAGGGGCACTTTTGCATTGATCTTTGGCAAAACCTGAGGCCGGGAACTCTTCAGAGACTCTTCTTAAACAGCTATTTTTGTTGCAGTTTGAGATtcatctatttatctatctatttatttttccaattgCTATTCGCCCAATATCAAAAAAGCTGAAGAGGTCTTTCGAGAAGTAAAGTGCAttaaaatatattcatattcaaAAAGCAAtatttttgaagtttttttcctctgcttttcAATTCAGGTGTTACTGAGGTGATAATAAATTGAGTTCAGCTTGTCGCCGTAGCAGACTAAAATCTGGTATTGTACAGTGTTATGCTGTAAGGCCACTGGGCTACACAAAGTAATAGAAGTGGCTGACCTTCACAGAGATTAAGTGTCAAAACCAAAACTCAGCACGGGAAGGTTTTAAAATTGGTGAACGATCAATACATCCTTCTTGACTGTCATCTGCCTCCAGTTATTTTCCAGGGAATATGAGTTCTCGTTTGTAATGTCCAACcatacagagaaaaaaataagccaaCCAAAAAGTTACAGATCCAGTCAATCATTCAGTCCGAAACAGACTCCACAATGTAGTAATTAACTGAAAGGTATGCAATGGAGATTGAAAGAGCTGATTTTGGACCACAAAACAAC includes:
- the gfral gene encoding GDNF family receptor alpha-like: MQLVRLDAAVMLGVVIPQIISISMLPPPSDCLAHHDICMSELCAGEQAFNDGVCGDEGCRIKGSGACNMTIQTALDQFPSLRGCVCTWKGEGLCGSMRTLAEQCRRRPAAQQRRSTVMDWRSSSLIGYVHDGAGSCSDRITVCLNDKVCNRFFALVLGACNAAKCNHDSCQRLARQFHSSMPHNVAEMLVMCECEASDEDCVGMKTVLHSSTCGDEPWICQDTVNHCVKDGDCRDLLKTMVTKCWSSEDAQCADSDLQKDECFTQMDRARILGADSECKKAFLATLGTTLHHPCMCNGVRNDDLLTCNMIHDVLHNRSHFLTSWESSSGPSKPPEINESEQGHTWTHDYLLYVFAAVLLIVAVVLMPLAVVSKIWILRRRDKTKYHHPQKSNCVVLL